From a single Planococcus shenhongbingii genomic region:
- a CDS encoding zinc-finger domain-containing protein produces the protein MNKLSIINEIDEMMETYCEGCFVRKQIRKEQGKTAAHRFCISNCSIGSQLQFLGNELNKVGTNHK, from the coding sequence TTGAACAAACTTTCAATTATCAATGAAATTGATGAAATGATGGAAACATATTGTGAAGGATGTTTTGTTAGGAAACAAATTCGCAAAGAGCAGGGGAAAACGGCTGCTCATCGTTTTTGCATTAGCAATTGCTCAATTGGGTCGCAGCTTCAATTCCTTGGAAACGAGTTAAACAAAGTAGGAACCAATCATAAATGA
- a CDS encoding queuosine precursor transporter has protein sequence MFNEYLGLGFALVNFILLLIMYKFFGKAGLFAWVALSTILANIQVTKTIEIIGLTATLGNSLYASTFLATDILNEKYGQKEAKKAVWLGFSSLLIMIVVMQFGMKFVPAESDFANDSLHTIFGLIPQLAVASMLAYLTSQHLAVYIFAAIRKVFPKDSQFWIRNNGSTLISQLLDTFIFTSIAFYGVYPFDIWWQIFISTYVLKFIVSVLDTPFGYIAKALKPIDEK, from the coding sequence TTGTTTAACGAGTATTTGGGCCTTGGCTTTGCCTTGGTCAATTTTATATTGCTGCTCATCATGTACAAATTTTTCGGGAAAGCCGGATTGTTTGCATGGGTAGCCCTTTCTACAATTTTAGCGAATATCCAAGTCACGAAGACCATTGAAATTATCGGATTGACGGCTACGCTTGGAAATAGTTTATATGCTTCGACTTTTCTCGCTACTGATATTTTAAATGAGAAATACGGTCAAAAAGAGGCGAAAAAAGCGGTTTGGCTCGGATTCTCATCTCTTTTGATCATGATTGTAGTGATGCAATTCGGCATGAAGTTCGTTCCGGCTGAAAGCGACTTTGCCAATGATTCGCTGCATACGATTTTCGGATTGATTCCGCAACTCGCAGTCGCCAGTATGCTGGCTTATCTCACCAGCCAGCATTTGGCCGTATATATATTCGCCGCCATTCGCAAAGTCTTTCCAAAAGATAGCCAGTTCTGGATCCGCAACAATGGCTCGACATTGATCAGCCAGCTGCTTGATACCTTTATCTTTACCAGTATCGCTTTTTACGGTGTTTATCCGTTTGATATTTGGTGGCAGATATTCATCTCGACTTATGTGCTGAAATTCATTGTTTCAGTCCTTGATACACCGTTTGGCTATATCGCCAAAGCTTTAAAACCAATTGACGAAAAGTAG
- a CDS encoding ribonuclease HI family protein, producing MLEVFVDAATAGSPKVSAVGVFIRGEGHSIKWSEYVGEMDNHTAEFTALVKGLELARDLSTQMVSIKSDSQVAVEAFDRGFIKNPKFKPLLEEALRLSAEFDYCFIKWIPDSQNRAADDLARTKLRAHK from the coding sequence ATGCTTGAAGTTTTTGTAGACGCTGCGACTGCTGGATCACCGAAAGTCAGCGCTGTCGGCGTATTTATCAGAGGCGAAGGCCACTCCATCAAATGGAGCGAATATGTCGGGGAAATGGATAACCATACCGCAGAGTTTACGGCACTGGTCAAAGGACTGGAGCTGGCGCGGGATTTGTCTACCCAAATGGTCTCCATCAAATCAGATTCCCAAGTGGCGGTTGAAGCTTTTGACAGAGGATTCATCAAAAACCCAAAGTTCAAACCGCTGCTGGAAGAAGCTCTCCGCCTGTCTGCTGAATTCGATTACTGTTTCATCAAATGGATTCCGGATTCCCAGAACCGGGCAGCGGACGATCTTGCCCGCACCAAACTGCGTGCCCATAAATAA
- a CDS encoding RsiV family protein gives MKRCFVGIGVLAALVLAGCTEEKAETKPVEIDEIELAKEDAGLTKEDAGLTLDITIPEADGLDEFNQHAVELGKELEAAVRNSETAYLEESADGTLHADGHMDFAVKFLDEQTASVLIEAYLYEAGMAHGITYLEPLNYDLRTGAAIELADLFEGDNYVADLSELAKVEIETSEVKDQLTKPFTEIKENQKFYLIPNNLVLVFDQYEITAGVAGPQKILIAKSDLKNLKDLYN, from the coding sequence ATGAAAAGGTGTTTTGTCGGAATTGGTGTCTTAGCTGCATTGGTTTTGGCAGGATGTACGGAGGAAAAAGCGGAAACGAAACCGGTGGAAATTGATGAAATTGAATTGGCAAAAGAAGATGCAGGTCTCACAAAAGAAGATGCAGGTCTCACATTGGACATTACGATTCCAGAAGCTGATGGACTGGATGAGTTCAACCAACATGCGGTAGAGCTCGGGAAAGAGCTGGAAGCGGCAGTCAGGAACTCCGAAACAGCCTACCTGGAGGAAAGTGCAGATGGTACTTTGCATGCTGACGGCCATATGGATTTTGCAGTTAAATTTTTGGATGAACAAACGGCCAGCGTATTGATTGAAGCTTATTTGTACGAAGCAGGCATGGCGCATGGCATAACTTATTTGGAACCTTTAAATTACGATTTGCGGACAGGCGCGGCTATTGAATTAGCCGACTTGTTCGAAGGGGACAACTACGTAGCTGACCTCAGTGAATTGGCGAAAGTGGAAATAGAGACCAGCGAAGTGAAAGATCAGCTGACCAAACCGTTTACGGAAATTAAAGAAAATCAAAAGTTCTACTTGATTCCGAATAACTTGGTATTGGTGTTCGACCAATACGAAATCACGGCAGGAGTTGCAGGTCCACAAAAGATACTTATTGCAAAGAGCGATTTGAAGAACTTGAAAGACTTGTATAATTGA
- a CDS encoding YcxB family protein yields the protein MQIEFNLTEEDYLSFNLQHVKHSKTATRSLRLQQILVPVIYIFLAYIFSVIVNTPFLFFLIPFLLISMVWIIFYPKFFYSSVMRNVKKMLREGKAGGIIGKYTMTLSDEGIIQTSSTEEKKASWPAILSLQEDEERFYLYNSAMSAYIIPKRALKNSNETREWIQGRLNNR from the coding sequence ATGCAAATAGAATTCAACTTAACAGAAGAAGATTATCTAAGCTTCAACCTTCAACATGTAAAGCATTCCAAAACGGCAACTCGTTCGCTTCGATTGCAGCAAATCCTGGTTCCGGTAATTTATATTTTCCTGGCGTATATTTTTTCGGTGATCGTCAATACGCCTTTTTTGTTTTTCCTAATTCCTTTTTTACTTATTAGTATGGTGTGGATCATCTTTTATCCGAAATTCTTTTACAGCAGCGTCATGCGGAACGTTAAAAAAATGCTGAGAGAAGGAAAAGCGGGAGGCATTATTGGGAAGTACACAATGACTTTATCAGACGAAGGAATAATCCAGACCTCCTCCACGGAAGAAAAGAAAGCATCCTGGCCAGCCATTCTAAGTTTGCAAGAAGATGAAGAGCGTTTCTACTTGTATAATAGCGCGATGAGCGCTTATATCATACCGAAAAGAGCTTTGAAAAACAGCAATGAAACACGGGAGTGGATTCAGGGAAGATTGAACAATCGCTAA
- a CDS encoding PQQ-dependent sugar dehydrogenase: MKKFLFPLLSLVVLAGCNDAPANPKEATVATEAIASGLDIPWSINKINDEFYISERPGTVAHVAADGKVTHQQVEFSDPLSSAAEAGFLGFVLAHDFEESKQAYGYYVYERNGRSFNKIARFQQDGGAWQETDVLLEGIPTGNVHHGGRLELDKDGVLFATVGDASEPELAQDLASVNGKILRLNEFDEFEIYSHGHRNPQGIAWAEDTMYASEHGQSANDEINIIEEGNNYGWPTIEGNASKEGMESPYYTTGSDETWAPSGIAIHDGMLYVAALRGTAVKVIDLETGDVADSYEGFGRVRDVFSDGEDLYFVTNNTDGRGTPNENDDQLYRLSKE, encoded by the coding sequence GTGAAGAAGTTTTTATTTCCTTTACTATCCCTCGTTGTGCTTGCAGGCTGTAACGATGCACCCGCTAATCCCAAAGAAGCGACAGTCGCGACTGAAGCGATAGCCAGCGGCCTTGATATTCCCTGGTCCATCAATAAAATCAATGATGAATTTTATATCTCAGAACGTCCCGGAACAGTCGCCCATGTTGCCGCCGACGGGAAAGTGACGCACCAGCAGGTGGAGTTTTCAGATCCTTTATCTTCAGCAGCTGAAGCAGGATTTCTTGGATTTGTACTGGCGCATGATTTTGAGGAATCCAAACAAGCTTATGGCTATTATGTCTACGAACGCAATGGCCGTTCTTTTAATAAAATCGCCCGGTTCCAGCAGGATGGCGGCGCCTGGCAGGAAACGGACGTCTTATTGGAAGGCATTCCTACAGGCAACGTCCATCACGGCGGACGGCTCGAACTGGATAAAGACGGTGTCTTGTTCGCGACTGTCGGAGATGCATCCGAGCCTGAATTGGCACAGGATCTGGCTTCAGTAAACGGGAAAATTCTTCGGTTGAATGAATTTGATGAATTTGAAATCTACTCTCATGGCCATCGCAACCCGCAAGGAATCGCCTGGGCGGAAGATACGATGTACGCGTCCGAGCACGGCCAGTCTGCGAATGATGAAATAAATATTATTGAAGAAGGCAATAATTATGGTTGGCCGACAATTGAAGGCAACGCCTCAAAAGAAGGCATGGAATCTCCGTATTATACAACGGGCTCGGACGAAACCTGGGCACCAAGCGGCATCGCCATACATGATGGAATGCTTTATGTAGCAGCACTCCGCGGCACTGCCGTGAAAGTGATCGATTTAGAGACAGGCGACGTAGCCGATTCTTATGAAGGATTTGGCCGTGTCCGCGATGTTTTCTCAGACGGTGAAGATCTTTACTTCGTCACTAACAACACCGACGGCCGCGGGACCCCTAACGAAAACGACGATCAATTGTATCGTTTGAGCAAGGAATAG
- a CDS encoding GNAT family N-acetyltransferase → MDIRELNPKDAAIYRELRIEALRQSPDAFSSTLEDALLKPLQATADNLAAESAVTFGAFLNGQLVGNVTLLRETGKKLKHRANVLAVYVTPKARGKGIASQLMDELVEYAKECGGIEQLYLTVVSSNHSAIQLYERYGFEKYGTEYRSMKTDNGYVDEDLMVKFL, encoded by the coding sequence ATGGATATTCGTGAACTAAATCCGAAAGATGCTGCCATATACAGGGAACTTCGTATTGAAGCTTTAAGACAATCCCCGGATGCCTTCAGCTCAACTCTTGAAGATGCCTTGCTAAAACCGCTCCAGGCAACAGCAGACAATTTGGCAGCTGAATCGGCTGTGACGTTTGGAGCGTTTTTAAACGGGCAACTGGTTGGCAATGTGACGCTTTTGAGGGAGACTGGAAAAAAGCTGAAACACCGGGCTAATGTACTGGCTGTCTATGTGACCCCGAAAGCAAGAGGGAAAGGCATTGCCAGCCAGCTGATGGATGAGCTGGTCGAATATGCAAAAGAATGCGGTGGCATTGAGCAATTGTATCTAACGGTCGTCAGCAGCAATCATAGCGCGATTCAATTATATGAACGATATGGCTTTGAAAAATACGGGACTGAATACCGTTCGATGAAAACGGATAATGGCTATGTCGACGAAGATTTGATGGTTAAATTTCTTTAG
- a CDS encoding S66 family peptidase: MIRYPDRKNETIGVTAPSSGVAPDMHEVLKKSIERLEERGFKLQVGDTPWTQQEAKSAPAEVRAEELMKMLSDPSVDLVMPPWGGELLVEVLEFLDFSKIELKWILGYSDISMLLLAVTLNTGYATAHGVNFVDLRGPESDDTTAKWLDVLQTKQGESIAQVSSEKYQKEWDHDHPTPVIFNLTEDTEWKTVSGEAEQFKGRLLGGCIDVIRHLIGTPYGDVDGFRERHIPGEPVLWYLENCEMNVADLKRSLTQMKYAGWFNHISGIVFGRSPANQEISGYTVEKMYEDLSDELGVPIAYDIDLGHIPPQITFVNGAYATIDVENGKGKVEMEFK, translated from the coding sequence ATGATCAGATATCCAGACCGCAAGAATGAAACGATTGGAGTAACCGCACCTTCTTCCGGGGTTGCACCAGATATGCATGAGGTACTGAAAAAATCAATTGAGCGCTTAGAAGAGCGAGGCTTTAAACTGCAGGTAGGGGACACGCCGTGGACGCAGCAGGAAGCTAAATCCGCGCCGGCGGAAGTCCGTGCAGAAGAATTGATGAAAATGCTTAGCGACCCATCGGTTGATTTGGTCATGCCTCCTTGGGGCGGGGAATTGCTCGTGGAAGTTCTGGAATTCCTCGATTTCTCAAAAATTGAATTGAAATGGATTTTAGGTTACTCGGATATCAGCATGCTATTGCTTGCTGTTACGTTGAACACAGGATATGCGACAGCACACGGCGTTAATTTTGTTGATCTTCGCGGCCCTGAATCAGATGATACGACAGCCAAATGGCTCGATGTTCTTCAAACAAAACAAGGCGAATCCATCGCACAAGTATCATCCGAAAAGTATCAAAAAGAATGGGATCATGATCATCCGACTCCAGTCATTTTTAATTTGACAGAAGACACGGAATGGAAGACCGTTTCAGGGGAAGCGGAACAATTCAAAGGGCGTCTTCTAGGCGGCTGCATCGATGTGATCCGCCATTTAATCGGAACACCTTATGGAGATGTAGACGGTTTCCGTGAACGCCATATTCCAGGAGAACCGGTTTTATGGTATTTAGAAAACTGTGAAATGAACGTAGCAGATTTAAAACGGTCATTGACTCAAATGAAATATGCGGGATGGTTTAACCATATTTCCGGCATTGTTTTTGGCAGAAGTCCGGCGAACCAGGAAATCAGCGGATATACAGTAGAGAAAATGTACGAGGATTTGTCAGATGAACTAGGTGTTCCTATTGCCTACGACATTGACCTCGGCCATATTCCGCCTCAAATCACTTTTGTAAACGGAGCCTATGCAACGATTGATGTTGAAAACGGCAAAGGGAAAGTCGAAATGGAATTCAAGTAA
- a CDS encoding SDR family oxidoreductase translates to MKVLVVGANGQVGRHFVQLLADSKEHTPKAMIRHEEQISYFNSLGVETVLTSLEGSVEEIAAAMEGCDAVVFTAGSGGATGADKTLLVDLDGAAKTIKAAEQTGTERFLMVSAIHADRREMWGKDIAPYYVAKHHADNILRASGLIYTIVRPGRLTNDPGTGRIWATENLDSGPIPREDVAKVLLHCLDNEHVYNKTFEVISGDDEIEEALDRL, encoded by the coding sequence ATGAAAGTTTTAGTGGTGGGTGCCAATGGACAAGTCGGCCGCCATTTTGTCCAGCTGCTAGCCGATTCGAAAGAACATACCCCAAAAGCAATGATCCGCCATGAAGAACAAATCAGCTATTTCAACAGTCTTGGAGTGGAAACAGTTCTAACGAGCCTTGAAGGCAGTGTTGAAGAAATTGCTGCTGCTATGGAAGGCTGCGATGCCGTCGTCTTCACAGCAGGCAGCGGAGGCGCAACCGGAGCTGATAAAACTTTGCTGGTCGACTTGGACGGTGCAGCCAAAACCATCAAAGCGGCAGAACAAACCGGCACCGAACGATTCCTCATGGTGAGCGCCATCCATGCCGACCGCCGTGAAATGTGGGGCAAAGATATCGCACCGTATTATGTGGCAAAGCACCATGCCGATAATATCCTGCGGGCAAGCGGTCTCATTTATACGATTGTCCGGCCGGGCCGGCTGACGAACGATCCCGGGACTGGCCGGATATGGGCAACGGAAAACCTGGACTCTGGTCCAATTCCAAGAGAAGACGTCGCCAAGGTTCTGTTGCATTGCTTGGACAATGAGCATGTCTACAATAAAACTTTTGAAGTCATTTCCGGTGATGATGAAATTGAAGAAGCACTTGATCGTTTATAG
- a CDS encoding cupin domain-containing protein, with amino-acid sequence MEAEYMIKHLGMEPHPEGGFYKRAFESEQLISPETHPAERLLYTSIYFLLRSHDVSHLHRLKSDELWYFHAGSALSVHILDKDGGYRVEKLGLDIKNGEKPQVLVPSGSIFGSSVEKEEAFSLVGCMVAPGFDFADFELFTQNELLAQYPQHEQIIKKMAYDKLPE; translated from the coding sequence ATGGAAGCAGAATATATGATCAAACATTTAGGGATGGAGCCGCATCCGGAAGGCGGCTTCTACAAAAGGGCTTTTGAGTCGGAGCAACTAATTTCTCCAGAGACGCATCCGGCTGAAAGGCTGCTTTATACAAGCATTTATTTTCTGCTGCGCTCGCATGACGTTTCCCATCTGCATCGCTTGAAGTCTGACGAGCTCTGGTATTTCCATGCCGGCAGTGCGCTGTCAGTCCATATCCTTGATAAGGACGGCGGATACCGTGTGGAAAAGCTGGGATTGGATATCAAAAATGGTGAAAAACCGCAGGTACTGGTGCCAAGCGGCAGCATATTTGGCTCTTCAGTAGAAAAAGAAGAGGCTTTTTCTTTGGTCGGCTGCATGGTGGCACCGGGCTTTGATTTTGCTGATTTTGAACTGTTCACTCAAAATGAGCTGCTCGCTCAATATCCCCAGCATGAACAAATCATTAAAAAAATGGCGTATGACAAACTTCCCGAATGA
- a CDS encoding nucleotidyltransferase domain-containing protein, translated as MDKNALATAKQLVAQLFPDCEAALLAGSIVRGEATETSDLDLVVFYNNIMSSYRKSVMENGWPVEIFVHSLTSYQAYFDSDCQRGRPSLPNMVAEGIVLKDNRMIESIKHEARLLLQKGPAEWSAKEAEQKRYFLTDVLEDFLGCSNRAEELFIANALAEQLSEFVLRINRQWTGTSKWLVRALKRYDAEFAGRFIEAFDSYYRTAEKEEVIQLTDAVLNKHGGRVFDGFAIGKESRDQ; from the coding sequence ATGGATAAGAATGCGTTGGCAACAGCGAAGCAGCTGGTTGCCCAGTTATTTCCGGATTGTGAAGCTGCATTATTGGCAGGCAGTATCGTAAGGGGAGAAGCGACCGAGACGTCCGATTTAGATTTAGTGGTATTTTATAATAATATTATGTCGTCTTATAGAAAGTCGGTAATGGAAAATGGCTGGCCTGTTGAAATTTTTGTTCATAGTTTAACTTCTTATCAGGCATATTTTGATAGCGACTGTCAAAGGGGACGCCCTTCTTTGCCGAATATGGTGGCAGAAGGAATCGTTTTAAAAGATAATAGGATGATAGAGTCTATAAAACACGAAGCCCGGTTGCTGCTGCAAAAAGGTCCGGCGGAATGGAGTGCAAAAGAAGCGGAGCAAAAACGTTATTTTCTAACAGATGTGCTGGAAGACTTCTTAGGCTGCAGCAATCGTGCAGAAGAACTGTTTATTGCCAATGCTTTAGCGGAACAGCTGAGTGAGTTTGTGCTGAGAATCAATCGGCAGTGGACCGGAACGTCAAAATGGCTGGTGCGGGCCTTGAAAAGATACGACGCTGAATTCGCTGGCCGTTTTATTGAAGCCTTTGACAGCTATTACCGGACCGCTGAAAAAGAAGAGGTCATCCAATTGACAGACGCTGTTCTGAATAAGCATGGCGGCAGGGTGTTTGATGGATTTGCAATTGGAAAAGAAAGCAGGGATCAATGA
- a CDS encoding TIGR00266 family protein encodes MNNHEIDFKLHGDDMQFVEVELDPNETVIAEAGALMMMEDGIVMETIFGDGSKGGGSGIMGKLIGAGKRVITGESLFMTTFTNQGTGKRHVSFASPYPGKIIPMDLSTLGGKVICQKDAFLAAAKGVSIGIEFQRKLGTGFFGGEGFIMQKLEGDGLAFIHAGGTLYRKNLQKGEVLRVDTGCLVAMTADVDYNIEMVSGVKTALFGGEGLFFATLRGPGSVWIQSLPFSRLASRVFAAAPQNPAGRSQGEGSVAGGLFDLLGGK; translated from the coding sequence ATGAATAACCACGAAATTGATTTTAAATTACACGGGGATGACATGCAGTTTGTTGAAGTGGAACTGGATCCGAACGAAACGGTCATTGCTGAAGCTGGTGCTTTGATGATGATGGAAGACGGCATTGTGATGGAAACCATTTTTGGAGACGGCTCCAAAGGAGGCGGGTCCGGCATCATGGGCAAATTGATTGGAGCCGGTAAACGGGTTATTACGGGGGAAAGTTTGTTTATGACGACGTTTACCAACCAAGGAACAGGCAAGCGCCATGTATCTTTCGCATCGCCGTACCCCGGCAAAATCATTCCGATGGACTTGAGCACGCTCGGCGGAAAAGTCATTTGCCAAAAAGACGCTTTCTTGGCAGCCGCTAAAGGCGTATCCATTGGCATTGAATTCCAGCGTAAACTTGGCACCGGCTTTTTTGGAGGCGAAGGATTCATCATGCAAAAGCTGGAAGGCGACGGTTTGGCGTTCATCCATGCCGGTGGAACACTTTACCGCAAAAACCTGCAAAAAGGTGAAGTATTGCGCGTCGATACCGGCTGTCTCGTTGCGATGACTGCAGACGTTGATTATAATATCGAAATGGTCTCCGGCGTTAAAACCGCTTTGTTCGGCGGCGAAGGCCTGTTCTTCGCGACACTTCGCGGCCCTGGCAGCGTGTGGATTCAATCATTGCCTTTCAGCCGGCTCGCAAGCCGCGTCTTTGCTGCAGCTCCTCAAAACCCTGCCGGACGGTCCCAAGGCGAAGGCAGTGTTGCAGGCGGATTATTCGATTTGCTTGGCGGCAAATAA
- a CDS encoding amidohydrolase produces MKTLWHGGVIYTMAVEGETAEAVLVSSGKIEKIGTYEELKGSADQEINLEGKVIYPGFVDSHMHMIGHGEKLLRVDLSKIDSSEEMKNQLIRSTANLAEGDWFIGEGWNENNFPDRKIFHRTELDEISRSPMMLKRVCRHAVLANSRALDLAGITKDTPDPEGGVIVRDNDGEPTGYLLDAAQDLVSGQIPEVSINYLTNALKTSVEDLLSLGLTGAHTEDMGYYGDYSRPLQAFKNVIGGDIKFRAHLLRAHSVFEKMIESAEYDEPFIDPGAIKIFADGSIGGKTALLSKPYNDDPSTSGVAIHSDEELKQLVAMARRHGEAVAIHVIGDLGMEKALDAIEAHPVPKGKRDRLIHAMVVREDLVERMQKIDVALDVQPSFTTSDFPWVIERLGEERIKWAYAWKSLLAKGLICAGGSDAPIEEVNPLLGIYAAVTRRKPYETHEGYMPQEKLSRFEAIQLYTSGSAAAICKEHERGRIVEGFDADFSIYDRDLFEGLPEQVLEAQVEMTVVAGEVMYQRN; encoded by the coding sequence ATGAAGACGTTATGGCATGGAGGAGTAATTTACACGATGGCTGTGGAAGGCGAAACGGCGGAAGCAGTTTTGGTATCCAGCGGAAAAATAGAAAAAATAGGTACATACGAAGAACTAAAAGGCTCAGCAGACCAAGAAATAAATCTGGAAGGAAAAGTAATTTATCCTGGATTTGTCGATAGCCATATGCACATGATTGGGCATGGCGAAAAACTGCTGCGGGTAGACTTGTCCAAAATCGATTCTTCAGAAGAAATGAAAAATCAATTGATCCGTTCAACTGCCAATCTCGCAGAAGGTGATTGGTTTATCGGAGAAGGCTGGAACGAAAACAATTTTCCGGACCGCAAAATCTTCCACCGGACGGAACTGGATGAAATAAGCCGCTCGCCGATGATGCTGAAACGCGTCTGCCGCCATGCTGTATTGGCCAATTCAAGAGCTTTGGACCTTGCTGGCATTACGAAAGACACGCCGGATCCGGAAGGCGGTGTCATTGTCCGCGATAATGACGGCGAACCGACTGGGTATTTATTGGATGCTGCGCAGGATTTGGTGTCCGGCCAAATTCCGGAAGTCAGCATCAATTATTTAACGAATGCACTGAAAACTTCAGTTGAAGATTTATTGTCGCTCGGCCTGACGGGTGCTCATACGGAAGATATGGGTTATTACGGCGATTATTCAAGGCCCTTGCAGGCTTTCAAGAACGTCATTGGTGGAGACATCAAATTCCGCGCCCATTTGCTGCGTGCCCATAGTGTCTTTGAAAAAATGATTGAAAGTGCTGAATACGATGAACCGTTTATCGACCCAGGCGCCATTAAGATTTTTGCTGATGGCTCCATCGGCGGAAAAACGGCATTGCTCAGCAAACCTTATAACGACGACCCGTCAACAAGCGGTGTCGCTATCCATTCCGATGAGGAATTAAAGCAGCTGGTTGCAATGGCACGCCGGCACGGTGAAGCCGTTGCTATCCATGTCATCGGCGATTTGGGGATGGAAAAGGCGCTGGATGCCATCGAAGCGCATCCTGTGCCAAAAGGCAAACGTGACCGGCTGATCCACGCCATGGTCGTTCGTGAAGACCTTGTTGAACGGATGCAAAAAATAGACGTGGCTTTGGATGTGCAGCCGAGTTTTACCACTTCCGATTTCCCTTGGGTCATTGAACGGCTCGGTGAAGAACGGATCAAGTGGGCTTACGCATGGAAGAGCTTGCTCGCTAAAGGGCTGATTTGTGCCGGTGGATCAGATGCGCCGATTGAGGAAGTAAATCCGCTTTTGGGCATTTATGCGGCCGTGACCCGGAGAAAGCCATATGAAACGCATGAAGGCTATATGCCGCAGGAAAAATTGAGCCGTTTTGAAGCGATCCAACTTTATACGAGTGGAAGCGCTGCGGCCATTTGCAAAGAGCATGAGCGAGGCCGGATTGTTGAAGGCTTTGATGCCGACTTTTCAATTTATGACCGCGATTTATTCGAAGGGCTGCCGGAGCAGGTTTTAGAAGCTCAAGTAGAAATGACGGTAGTTGCCGGGGAAGTCATGTATCAGAGAAATTGA